ATGATAATAATAATTTTTTCATAGAAATATCCTCCCAAATATAATTTAATTTGGAAGAAGAGTCTCCTCTTCTCCGTCCTCGCAGATTTTATAATGGCAGGTCTCCTGACTTAGATTCATCCTACTCGTATCCCTTCCCAAATAAAAATATTCAGTGGTTTTTATACTTTCGTCCTCTTTACAGTGGCGGGACCGTCTAAGTTTTTCACTTAATTCCCTTTTAATCTTTAGAACCATTACAGAGGTATATTATCACTAACATGTTTTTTTTTCAATCATTTTATAAAAAAAGAATACTACTTTATTTATTTATATATTATATTGATATTATTTTTTTTTGTTTTTATAAAAATAAACTATATAAACTCTTGATAAAATTGCTCCTACTAAAGCTGCAAAAAATCTATGACCACTATTTTGAGCTAAATAATAAAATCCAACTAAAAGAAGAAAAATTCTTAGTAGTGAAGTCACAAAAATAAATAATGAAGGATTTTTAAATTTTTTAATTTCATTAGTACCAAAATTTAAACTATAAAAAAATAAAAAACCTAAAATAATTCCACCTATAAATGCAATAATCATAATGCTCTCCTCCTTTTATAGCTTTATATATTTTCGCTATTATTTATCAATATTTACCATTAAAAAATATTTTTCCTTGCTTTTTTTTTATTTTTTAATATTTCAAGAGAAATATTGACTTTTTATTGATTTTATTATATTATTTTTATATAAAATATAATAACTGTGG
This region of Cetobacterium somerae ATCC BAA-474 genomic DNA includes:
- a CDS encoding ATP synthase subunit I, yielding MIIAFIGGIILGFLFFYSLNFGTNEIKKFKNPSLFIFVTSLLRIFLLLVGFYYLAQNSGHRFFAALVGAILSRVYIVYFYKNKKK